Proteins from a genomic interval of Streptomyces sp. Tu6071:
- the asnB gene encoding asparagine synthase (glutamine-hydrolyzing) gives MCGIAGWLDFARDVTQHRSVAEAMTMTMTRRGPDASGLWLGEHVALGHRRLSVIDLEGGCQPMATEKGSAPQVVLTYSGETYNFQELRSQLQSMGHHFDTRSDTEVVLRAYQEWGAEFVHRLEGIYAFAIWDERRQELVLVRDRMGVKPLYYAITPTGVLFGSEPKAILAHPDFQPVLDADGLRDILSVAKVPGNAIFQGMRELPPGSTLTVNRSGATERIYWRLRIAEHPDSLDHTIQTVRDMLETIVTQQMVADVPLCTLLSGGLDSSSLTALAAKAAREQGIRGIRSCSVSDSDPEHTSNTPANDDHVYARLLADHVGSTHSELPLNTDNLLNPELRASVLAAYDLPIAKGDEHASLQLLFAGVRQHSTVALSGECGDEVFGGYRWQRERDSVFSGTFPWVHDGRDAYRGNGDLFDPDLIAKLDLNVYERDCYSTAIAEIAAREHLKDPEEARYREATYLALTRHAQVLFDRKDRMSMACGLEVRVPFADHKLVEYTFNVPWSMKTFDGREKSLLRASMKDLLPKAVAQRIKAPYPSIRDGAYDRGLRQRLAEVICTAESPIAPLLSTQLRQAVSKHGASALAGTISRAALETALQLDAWLRTYSVKIAL, from the coding sequence ATGTGTGGAATTGCCGGCTGGCTTGACTTCGCGCGCGACGTGACTCAACACAGGTCTGTCGCCGAGGCGATGACCATGACGATGACGCGACGCGGCCCAGACGCCAGCGGCCTCTGGCTCGGTGAACACGTAGCACTCGGGCACAGGCGCCTGTCCGTCATCGACCTGGAAGGCGGATGCCAGCCCATGGCAACCGAGAAAGGGTCGGCACCCCAAGTCGTATTGACCTACAGCGGAGAGACGTACAACTTCCAGGAACTCCGCTCCCAGCTCCAGTCGATGGGACACCACTTCGATACGCGGAGCGATACTGAGGTGGTCCTGCGCGCCTACCAGGAATGGGGGGCCGAGTTCGTCCACCGCCTTGAGGGCATCTATGCCTTTGCCATCTGGGACGAACGCCGTCAAGAACTGGTCCTCGTCCGGGATCGCATGGGCGTCAAGCCGCTTTACTACGCGATCACACCCACCGGAGTGCTCTTCGGCTCCGAGCCGAAAGCCATCCTTGCCCACCCGGACTTCCAGCCGGTTCTCGACGCTGACGGCCTGCGCGACATCCTCTCCGTCGCAAAGGTACCAGGGAACGCCATATTCCAGGGGATGAGGGAACTTCCTCCAGGAAGCACTCTCACGGTAAATCGGTCCGGTGCCACGGAACGGATCTACTGGCGCCTTCGTATAGCGGAACACCCCGACTCACTCGACCACACCATCCAGACGGTGCGCGACATGCTAGAGACAATCGTGACACAGCAGATGGTGGCCGACGTGCCGCTGTGCACCTTGCTGTCCGGTGGACTGGACTCCAGCTCCCTCACCGCGCTGGCCGCCAAGGCAGCTCGCGAGCAAGGGATACGCGGTATCCGGTCCTGCTCGGTGAGCGACTCCGACCCCGAGCACACGAGCAACACACCGGCCAACGACGACCACGTATATGCTCGCCTGCTCGCCGACCACGTCGGCTCCACCCACAGCGAGCTCCCACTCAACACGGACAACCTCCTCAATCCGGAGCTACGAGCGTCCGTTCTGGCTGCCTACGATCTGCCGATTGCCAAGGGGGATGAACACGCCTCTCTCCAACTGCTCTTCGCCGGCGTCCGCCAGCACTCCACCGTCGCTCTCTCGGGGGAGTGCGGAGACGAAGTATTCGGCGGTTATCGCTGGCAGCGCGAACGCGATTCGGTCTTCTCCGGCACATTCCCTTGGGTGCATGACGGCCGGGACGCCTATCGGGGCAACGGCGACCTCTTTGATCCCGACCTCATCGCGAAGCTTGACCTGAACGTTTACGAACGCGATTGCTACAGCACGGCAATCGCCGAAATCGCCGCGCGCGAGCACTTGAAGGATCCCGAAGAAGCCCGCTACCGCGAAGCCACGTATCTGGCGCTTACACGGCACGCCCAGGTGCTGTTCGATCGCAAGGACCGCATGAGCATGGCGTGCGGCCTCGAAGTCCGTGTCCCCTTCGCCGACCACAAGCTGGTCGAATACACCTTCAACGTTCCATGGTCCATGAAGACCTTCGACGGCAGGGAGAAGAGCCTGCTCCGCGCATCGATGAAGGACCTGCTTCCGAAAGCAGTCGCCCAGAGGATCAAAGCCCCCTACCCGTCGATCCGGGATGGCGCCTACGACCGCGGCCTCCGGCAACGGCTGGCCGAGGTCATTTGCACCGCTGAGAGCCCGATCGCCCCGCTGCTCTCCACACAGCTGCGGCAGGCAGTGTCCAAGCACGGAGCATCCGCCTTGGCGGGGACCATAAGCCGGGCAGCGTTGGAGACGGCGCTCCAACTCGACGCCTGGCTGCGTACCTACAGCGTAAAAATCGCACTCTGA
- a CDS encoding nucleotide sugar dehydrogenase: MRNDLVVIGLGYVGLPLALEATRAGLTVTGLDRDPATVTSLNDGVSHVDDISNNDVSEMLKAHFTATHDESVIADAAVVVVCVPTPLSPHGGPDLTMVESACISISRHLRPGTLVVLESTTYPGTTDEVVRPILESSGLAAGTDFHLAFSPERVDPGNRLFGIRNTPKVVGGHTPDCTSAAASFYGKFVDEIVQSAGTREAEMAKLIENTYRHVNIALVNEMAVFCHELGIDLWNAIDCAATKPFGFQAFRPGPGVGGHCIPIDPNYLAHKVRTLGYPFRMVELAQEINTRMPRYVVERAQQLLDRSGKTLGGATVLLMGVTYKADIADQRETTARHVVQRLRALGAEVIFHDPYVPVWEVDGIPVKAAAGDLIKALASADLVILLQQHRSYDLDQIEQHAPLLLDTRGSAHAMAHVERL, encoded by the coding sequence GTGCGCAACGATCTCGTTGTCATAGGCCTGGGCTACGTCGGACTGCCACTGGCGCTTGAGGCGACCCGTGCTGGACTGACTGTCACCGGACTCGACCGTGACCCCGCCACCGTCACCTCGCTCAACGACGGCGTATCGCATGTCGACGACATCAGCAACAACGATGTCAGCGAGATGCTCAAGGCTCACTTCACCGCCACTCACGACGAGAGCGTCATCGCGGATGCCGCCGTTGTTGTGGTGTGTGTACCCACGCCCTTGTCCCCGCATGGCGGTCCGGACCTGACCATGGTGGAGAGCGCATGCATCTCGATCAGCCGCCATCTGCGTCCCGGCACGTTGGTAGTCCTGGAATCGACCACCTACCCGGGCACCACCGACGAGGTAGTGCGCCCGATACTTGAGAGTTCGGGCCTCGCTGCCGGAACCGATTTCCACCTCGCCTTCTCCCCCGAACGCGTCGACCCGGGCAATCGGCTCTTCGGAATCCGCAACACTCCCAAGGTCGTCGGCGGCCACACCCCCGATTGCACGAGTGCCGCTGCCTCGTTCTACGGGAAATTCGTCGACGAGATCGTACAGTCCGCAGGAACCCGCGAAGCCGAGATGGCCAAGCTCATCGAGAACACATACCGTCACGTCAACATCGCGCTGGTGAACGAGATGGCCGTGTTCTGCCATGAACTCGGCATCGACCTGTGGAACGCCATCGACTGCGCAGCCACCAAACCCTTCGGCTTCCAGGCATTTCGCCCCGGACCGGGCGTCGGCGGCCACTGCATACCCATCGATCCAAATTACCTCGCGCACAAGGTGCGCACCCTCGGCTACCCCTTCCGCATGGTCGAACTGGCACAAGAAATCAACACCAGAATGCCCAGATATGTGGTCGAACGCGCCCAGCAGCTCCTTGACCGGTCCGGAAAGACGCTCGGCGGAGCCACTGTCTTGCTGATGGGGGTGACATACAAGGCCGACATCGCCGACCAGCGAGAGACCACGGCCAGGCACGTGGTACAGCGCCTTCGTGCGCTCGGTGCCGAAGTCATCTTCCACGACCCCTACGTGCCCGTCTGGGAGGTCGACGGTATCCCGGTGAAGGCCGCCGCAGGGGATCTGATCAAGGCTCTGGCGAGTGCGGACCTGGTGATCCTTCTCCAGCAACACCGATCGTACGATCTGGACCAGATCGAGCAGCACGCACCGCTCCTGCTCGATACCAGAGGATCCGCCCACGCAATGGCCCACGTCGAGCGCCTGTAA
- the cutA gene encoding divalent-cation tolerance protein CutA, translating to MADSPDFLIVLTTTDSEDRARRLAARAVESRLAACAQIDGPLTSVYRWEGEIATDTEWRVTYKTTAARYAALEARIKAEHTYDTPEIIALPLTGGSAEYLAWVAEETRE from the coding sequence ATGGCCGACTCCCCGGATTTCCTCATCGTGCTCACCACCACCGACTCCGAGGACCGTGCGCGGCGGCTCGCCGCGCGGGCCGTCGAGTCGCGGCTCGCCGCGTGCGCGCAGATCGACGGGCCGCTCACCAGCGTCTACCGCTGGGAGGGCGAGATCGCGACGGACACCGAGTGGCGCGTCACGTACAAGACGACGGCCGCGCGCTATGCGGCCCTGGAGGCCCGCATCAAGGCCGAACACACCTACGACACGCCGGAGATCATCGCGCTGCCGCTCACGGGCGGCAGCGCGGAGTACCTGGCGTGGGTGGCGGAGGAGACCCGGGAATGA